Proteins encoded in a region of the Enterococcus gilvus ATCC BAA-350 genome:
- a CDS encoding DJ-1/PfpI family protein translates to MKTIYLYVLDTLADWEIGHLTSEVQSKRFFKKDAEKVAIKTVSHSKAPIHTMGGITIVPDAIVSDIVAAKENLLLLSGADTWNDPRHDGILDKAKEFLSLGGTVGAICGATAALANKGMLDSTPHTSNGPGFLEMVSSEYKGQEFYVDRSSVSANNLITAGSTNSLSWTKDIIESLDVFQPDTLEAWYKYFDTGDANHFYELMNTLPAAMN, encoded by the coding sequence ATGAAGACAATTTATCTTTATGTACTCGATACGTTAGCAGACTGGGAGATCGGGCACCTCACTTCGGAAGTACAATCCAAACGCTTTTTCAAAAAAGACGCAGAAAAAGTAGCGATAAAAACAGTCAGTCACTCTAAAGCACCCATTCACACAATGGGAGGAATCACGATCGTTCCCGATGCGATCGTCAGTGACATCGTTGCCGCAAAAGAGAACCTGCTGCTCCTGTCCGGGGCAGATACATGGAATGATCCTCGCCACGACGGCATTCTCGACAAAGCAAAAGAATTTCTTTCACTAGGCGGAACCGTAGGCGCGATTTGCGGAGCGACAGCAGCACTTGCGAACAAAGGCATGCTGGATTCAACTCCTCATACAAGCAATGGCCCGGGCTTTCTTGAAATGGTCAGTTCAGAATATAAAGGTCAAGAGTTCTATGTAGATCGATCCTCCGTTTCAGCCAACAATCTGATTACCGCAGGATCAACGAATAGCCTGTCCTGGACAAAGGATATTATCGAAAGTCTGGACGTCTTCCAGCCAGATACATTAGAAGCCTGGTATAAGTATTTTGATACAGGAGATGCGAACCATTTCTATGAGCTGATGAATACTTTACCAGCAGCGATGAATTAG
- a CDS encoding bifunctional metallophosphatase/5'-nucleotidase, producing the protein MKKSKIFRSAITLFTILGVTLPSGAVVAETLTSETATSQSAVSSSSEEKSSEETSATTSSSAEATTTSSAPVTAKAAKAADTVPVQLLGINDFHGALSTTGSYYGADGSKISGAGTAALLAGYFSQAENNFQTAHNNEGKSLRVQAGDMVGASPANSGLLQDQPTMRILNQMNFSVGTLGNHEFDEGLGEFNRILTGTKPDPASGFYDIVTQYNNDYSQDQLKGGFDLVIANVKEKDSGKIPFGWTPYTVKNVGTEAEPINIGFIGVVTTEIPNLVLAQYHKDYTFSDPAEEIAKYSKELVGKGVKAIVVLGHTPSVQGAGESVSGETADIMNKVNQVDPDNSVDAFFAGHNHVYTNGVVGDTRIVQSTSQGKGYIDLQGEIDKTTKDFVTTPTATVSPVIPNNGVSPDTDVQGIVADADNRVKAVTEEKIGTADKAEDITRTVNELGESPVGNLVTDAQVYMANKKGEKVDFAITNNGGIRDDLKVKSDAAITWGAAQAVQPFGNIMQIVEMTGQQLKNVLNQQTFNYDEEKGQASGYYLQLSGLKYTVEKNPDSAAANPYVVKEMKKADGTAIDPNGTYKLIINDFLYGGGDGFSEFTKANLVGALDPDTETFIGYIQDLEANGKKVSASVEGRKSLATTDPAKEETEKINAETTINAYREGDKALTGKTIPNGKVTVAPTTARALAQGTADNEGNFTLAVDQLGLKEGQEVTVTIAGEQGGEASFKVKVLPKATNPQEETKRIKNETKVNPFYEGDKALTGKTIPNGKVTVAPTTARALAQGKADNEGNFTLAVDQLGLKEGQEVTVTIAGEQGGEASFKVKVLPKATNPQKEETKRINNETEVDPFYEGEQYLTGRTVPNATVEAAVREDAATASALLPVAVQAAEVPQKADANGGFKLDVQGLNLKEGDTVHLIVTGEAGGRGDFTVEVLGDQAAKETERLKKETKIANLYEGDTQLTGKTIPEATIDVSLEKSDAFALGKSDAKGTIILDIKALELTLGQKVTITITGPNGGKYVVEKTVLARPVPGNGNGGTTPSGTSWIDNTVGKVYPRTNEEKQPIVALIGMLVVGATGLIYFKRK; encoded by the coding sequence TTGAAAAAATCGAAAATTTTTAGAAGTGCCATTACTTTGTTTACTATATTAGGGGTGACTCTGCCTTCCGGGGCGGTGGTGGCTGAGACGCTCACCAGTGAGACTGCGACGAGTCAGAGTGCGGTCAGCAGTTCTTCTGAGGAAAAGAGCAGTGAGGAGACATCTGCGACAACCTCTTCTTCTGCTGAGGCAACGACAACGAGCAGCGCACCAGTGACTGCCAAGGCGGCAAAGGCTGCTGATACGGTCCCAGTCCAGCTTTTAGGGATCAATGATTTTCATGGCGCACTGAGCACGACGGGCAGCTACTATGGGGCTGACGGGTCGAAGATCTCTGGCGCAGGAACCGCGGCGTTATTAGCAGGGTATTTCAGTCAAGCAGAGAACAATTTCCAAACGGCGCATAACAATGAAGGAAAAAGTCTGCGCGTCCAAGCAGGGGATATGGTCGGCGCCAGTCCGGCGAACTCTGGCTTGCTGCAGGATCAGCCGACGATGCGGATTTTGAACCAGATGAATTTCTCCGTAGGAACGTTGGGGAACCATGAGTTTGACGAAGGCTTAGGAGAGTTCAATCGTATCCTGACCGGGACGAAGCCTGATCCGGCCTCTGGTTTTTATGACATCGTCACACAGTACAACAATGACTACAGTCAGGACCAATTGAAGGGCGGCTTTGACCTCGTTATCGCGAACGTCAAAGAGAAGGATTCGGGAAAGATTCCTTTTGGCTGGACTCCTTATACGGTGAAAAATGTGGGGACAGAGGCTGAGCCGATCAATATTGGCTTCATAGGTGTCGTTACCACAGAAATCCCGAACCTTGTATTGGCGCAATACCACAAGGATTACACGTTTAGTGATCCCGCAGAGGAAATCGCTAAGTATTCTAAAGAGCTTGTAGGAAAAGGTGTCAAAGCCATCGTTGTCTTAGGCCATACCCCTTCTGTTCAAGGAGCGGGGGAAAGCGTCAGCGGTGAGACGGCGGACATCATGAACAAGGTCAATCAAGTCGATCCGGACAATAGCGTGGACGCATTTTTTGCGGGACACAACCATGTCTATACGAATGGCGTCGTAGGCGATACGCGAATCGTTCAGTCCACGTCTCAAGGGAAAGGCTATATCGACCTGCAAGGGGAAATCGATAAAACGACGAAGGATTTCGTGACGACACCGACGGCAACTGTCAGTCCAGTCATTCCGAATAACGGGGTGTCACCAGATACGGACGTTCAGGGAATCGTCGCGGATGCGGACAATCGGGTCAAAGCAGTAACGGAAGAAAAGATCGGTACGGCGGATAAGGCAGAAGACATCACGCGGACAGTCAACGAATTGGGCGAGTCGCCTGTAGGAAATCTCGTGACTGACGCGCAGGTCTACATGGCAAATAAGAAGGGCGAAAAGGTCGACTTTGCGATCACCAATAACGGCGGGATTCGCGATGATTTGAAGGTGAAATCAGATGCGGCCATTACTTGGGGCGCGGCACAAGCGGTCCAGCCTTTTGGGAACATCATGCAGATCGTCGAGATGACTGGTCAGCAGCTCAAAAATGTATTGAATCAGCAGACTTTCAATTATGATGAAGAAAAAGGACAGGCAAGCGGCTATTACCTTCAGTTATCTGGACTAAAATACACCGTAGAGAAAAATCCAGATTCCGCAGCGGCGAATCCATACGTCGTAAAGGAAATGAAGAAAGCAGATGGCACAGCGATCGATCCGAATGGCACCTACAAATTGATCATCAATGATTTCTTATATGGCGGCGGCGATGGCTTCTCTGAATTCACGAAAGCCAACCTTGTCGGAGCACTTGATCCTGACACAGAAACCTTCATTGGCTATATACAGGATCTAGAGGCCAACGGGAAGAAAGTTTCGGCAAGCGTCGAAGGGCGAAAGAGTCTCGCGACAACTGACCCCGCCAAGGAGGAAACAGAGAAGATCAACGCTGAAACGACGATCAACGCGTACCGTGAAGGCGACAAAGCCCTAACCGGAAAGACGATCCCGAATGGGAAAGTAACAGTCGCTCCAACAACCGCGCGTGCATTGGCGCAGGGTACGGCGGACAATGAAGGAAACTTCACGCTCGCTGTCGATCAGCTAGGCTTAAAAGAAGGACAAGAGGTAACGGTGACGATTGCTGGCGAACAGGGCGGAGAAGCCAGCTTCAAGGTCAAGGTTCTTCCGAAGGCAACGAATCCGCAAGAAGAAACCAAGCGAATTAAAAATGAAACAAAAGTGAATCCTTTTTATGAAGGCGACAAAGCTCTAACCGGGAAAACGATCCCGAATGGGAAAGTAACGGTCGCTCCAACAACCGCGCGTGCATTGGCGCAAGGCAAGGCAGACAATGAAGGAAACTTCACGCTCGCTGTCGATCAACTAGGCTTAAAAGAAGGACAAGAAGTAACGGTGACGATCGCTGGCGAACAAGGCGGAGAAGCCAGCTTCAAGGTCAAGGTCCTTCCGAAGGCAACGAATCCGCAAAAAGAAGAAACTAAGCGAATCAATAATGAAACAGAAGTGGATCCTTTTTATGAAGGCGAACAATACCTGACCGGGAGAACGGTCCCGAATGCGACTGTTGAAGCAGCGGTAAGAGAAGACGCAGCTACAGCGTCTGCACTTCTCCCTGTGGCAGTGCAGGCGGCAGAAGTTCCTCAAAAAGCAGATGCCAATGGCGGATTTAAGCTGGATGTACAGGGCTTGAATTTAAAAGAAGGCGATACAGTTCATCTTATTGTGACTGGAGAAGCTGGCGGCCGAGGTGATTTTACTGTAGAAGTGTTAGGCGATCAGGCCGCGAAAGAAACGGAACGTCTCAAAAAGGAAACCAAAATCGCCAATTTGTATGAAGGCGATACGCAGCTGACTGGGAAGACGATCCCTGAGGCGACGATCGATGTTTCCCTTGAGAAAAGCGACGCCTTTGCACTGGGCAAATCAGATGCGAAGGGCACAATTATTTTAGACATCAAGGCACTGGAATTGACGTTAGGTCAGAAGGTGACGATCACGATCACTGGACCGAATGGCGGGAAGTATGTCGTAGAAAAAACCGTACTGGCAAGACCTGTACCGGGCAATGGAAACGGCGGTACGACGCCTAGTGGCACGAGCTGGATCGACAATACAGTCGGAAAAGTCTATCCTCGCACCAACGAGGAGAAGCAGCCGATCGTAGCGTTGATAGGGATGCTGGTAGTCGGCGCGACCGGGCTGATCTACTTTAAACGAAAATAA